In Spirosoma pollinicola, the genomic window CGTATGCAGGTGGTATATTAGCGGAGTAGTCCTTAATGTCTTCAGCTGGGCGACTACCAGAGGCATCTGAGCCGGGAAAGAACCCAGCTGCCAACAAAACGAGAACACTCTCCTTAAACTGATAAATAATGGTATCTATTTCCTGGTTCGTATGCGCTGCGGTCAGGAAACAAGGGAATCCATCCCAGATATGAATCCCTTTTTCCCGCATTACAGTGAAAAGAAGTTCAGAATAAGGAAATTCTTTAGTAAACTTTATCTTCCATAATGAACCAAAGTTAACTATAAAAAGGGGTAATTGCCAGCCAGCGAGTACGTCGTTCATAGTCCTGACTAAGCGATTCGTCTTTTTTGTCAATTCTTGCTGTAGTTGCGGACCAGCGTCCTTCATATACTGTAAAGATGCTTTCGCAGCGGCCAGCGCCAGTGGGTGGCGAACAAATGTGCCGGCAAAATACGTCACGCCAACTTCAGGAATTGATTGATCGCCATACTGCCAGAAGCCCCCATCAAGTGCATCCATGAACTCCCGCATACCGGCAATAACCCCAATAGGTAACCCGGCACTTACAACTTTCCCATATGTGGCCAGATCAGCCTTAATACCAAACATCGCCTGTGTGCCACCGGGATGCATTCGAAAACCCGTAATTACTTCGTCGAAAATTAACACCGTCCCCGACGCGGCCGTAATAGCCCGTACCTGTTTCAAAAAATCAATGGGCACAAATTCCGGCCGTCGGCTTTGCACAGGTTCAACCAATACGGCGGCCAGCTCATGCGCCCGCTCTTGAATAATACGAAGGCTCTCATCCGTACCATACTCCAAAATCAACATATTCTGCACCGATTCGGGCATGATGCCGGGTGCAGCCGGATAAGACGTTAACTTTTTGGTGCCTCTTACCAACACTTCATCGGCAATACCGTGGTAAGAACCAGAAAACGCTACGATCAGCGAACGGCCCGTTACGGTTCTCGCTATACGCATCGTTCCTAGAACAGCTTCTGAACCTGTGTTGCAAAGTGCAGCCCGCTCACTTCCGGTAAGCTCACAAATCAACTCGGTTACCTCGCCCGCCAATTCGTGTTGCGGCCCAACCTCGTAGCCATACTCGATTTGCTCGTGTAGTACGGCTTTGATGAAGTCAGGTTGATAGCCGAATAAATTGGACCCAAAGCCGTTGAGTGCGTCTATGTATTCGTTTCCGTCAATATCCCACAAATGACTTCCTTTAGATCGATTCACCACTAATGGATACACAATCTCTTTGGTGAGCGGACGGAAACCTGACACGACCCGAGGGTCGGCCATGTGGCTCCGGTGTTGTTGCGCGTAGGCTTTACTACCCTTCGTTTTCTGATTATATCGTTGTGTTAGCTGATTCAGAAACGCCTGCTGTTTATCTGTCAATTCCGACGCCTGACGCTCAATACGGGCGGTAGCTCCAAACGGTTTTCTACGTTCAGCCTCCTCTTCGGGTGTTAGGCTATTATCCGCTATAAACGGGAGTTTCGGTACAACAATAGGTTCTCTGCCAACCGGGGCGGGCACTGTAGAAACGGCAATTAAGGGTGCCTGAACTGCGCTTCCCTGCAAGAGCAAAACCTGCCTGGCCATCAACTGCAACTGCTGGGAAAATAACCCTATTGCGGTATCATTAGCTGTGGGTAAAGTAGTGGCACTCTGAGCAGGGACTTCTATATATTTTAGTGTTGATGGTGCCGACGTAAGTTGAGTTATCGGTTGCGGCTCATCGGCGGGCAACATCTGATCCAGATAACCGGCTACCAGTTCGGGCGTTGTATAAGTAGATGTTAGTTGACGAAACGTAATTGGCAGATTAAATTCCTTTTTCAATCGTAATGCTACTTGAGTCAGTAACAAGGAGTCGAAGCCAATTTCC contains:
- a CDS encoding aminotransferase class III-fold pyridoxal phosphate-dependent enzyme, with protein sequence MGRSLYECETVFRQAVDQCASLLANYLPVDIRQVIYPDVASAEAEQRLRNTRYTQPALFVTEYALAQLWMSWGIEPSIFCGHSIGEFVAAHLAGVFTLPDALKLVAARGEMVSKLPRGGMLSVRMDAAAVLDMLPATLSMAAMNSYTLCVVAGPDEHIADFARLLDEREIPNQPLVTSHAFHSMMMDPIVDEFALMVQEVRLNRPQKPVVSTLTGDWLTDDEATNPHYWARHLRETIRFSDALDTLFSLDNPLLLEIGPGHVTATLARQQAGKKPVIVLSGITNQPDTAVAYQSVLTTLGQLYVSGLEPNWAAFYAGQKRNRIKLPTYAFDRKRHWIEPVMEAARPYSPVTPNQVEPTFDKTNGARAAQQEPTIMRKNTLLLKVNQLLEDASGIDMAGVASTKRFLEIGFDSLLLTQVALRLKKEFNLPITFRQLTSTYTTPELVAGYLDQMLPADEPQPITQLTSAPSTLKYIEVPAQSATTLPTANDTAIGLFSQQLQLMARQVLLLQGSAVQAPLIAVSTVPAPVGREPIVVPKLPFIADNSLTPEEEAERRKPFGATARIERQASELTDKQQAFLNQLTQRYNQKTKGSKAYAQQHRSHMADPRVVSGFRPLTKEIVYPLVVNRSKGSHLWDIDGNEYIDALNGFGSNLFGYQPDFIKAVLHEQIEYGYEVGPQHELAGEVTELICELTGSERAALCNTGSEAVLGTMRIARTVTGRSLIVAFSGSYHGIADEVLVRGTKKLTSYPAAPGIMPESVQNMLILEYGTDESLRIIQERAHELAAVLVEPVQSRRPEFVPIDFLKQVRAITAASGTVLIFDEVITGFRMHPGGTQAMFGIKADLATYGKVVSAGLPIGVIAGMREFMDALDGGFWQYGDQSIPEVGVTYFAGTFVRHPLALAAAKASLQYMKDAGPQLQQELTKKTNRLVRTMNDVLAGWQLPLFIVNFGSLWKIKFTKEFPYSELLFTVMREKGIHIWDGFPCFLTAAHTNQEIDTIIYQFKESVLVLLAAGFFPGSDASGSRPAEDIKDYSANIPPAYGARLGRDKDGNPAWFIPNPELPGKYLQVEKI